Proteins from a genomic interval of Flammeovirgaceae bacterium SG7u.111:
- the rlmN gene encoding 23S rRNA (adenine(2503)-C(2))-methyltransferase RlmN, with protein sequence MSENQPVKKDIRKLDLPAIIDFFESNGEKAFRAKQIYEWLWKKSAQSFAEMTNLSKKTREMLEANFEIKPVAVHQSQKSSDGTVKSSFKLHDGHLVEGVLIPTTTRMTACISSQVGCSLTCKFCATGYMDRLRNLDASEIYDQVIEVKKQAEENFDMPLSNIVYMGMGEPLLNYKNVLQSVEFITSPKGLGMSPKRITVSTAGIAKMIKKLGDDEVKFNLALSLHAANDEKRDKIMPINEQNSLPVLRDALKYYFQKTKNPITYEYIVFHNFNDSLQDAEELYRFTKHVPCKVNIIEYNPISEADFVNTEADKLDKFSAYLERKGVNVHVRRSRGKDIDAACGQLANKGS encoded by the coding sequence ATGTCAGAAAATCAACCTGTTAAGAAGGATATACGCAAGTTGGACTTGCCCGCCATTATCGATTTTTTTGAGAGCAATGGCGAAAAAGCATTCAGAGCCAAGCAAATATATGAGTGGCTGTGGAAAAAATCTGCCCAAAGCTTTGCCGAAATGACCAACCTTTCCAAAAAAACAAGGGAAATGTTGGAAGCGAACTTTGAAATAAAGCCCGTTGCCGTCCACCAGTCTCAAAAAAGTAGCGATGGCACGGTAAAATCATCTTTCAAGCTTCACGATGGACACTTGGTAGAAGGTGTATTGATCCCCACCACCACCCGAATGACAGCTTGTATTTCCTCCCAAGTAGGCTGCTCGCTTACCTGCAAATTCTGCGCTACAGGCTACATGGACAGGCTCAGAAATCTCGATGCATCAGAAATCTATGACCAAGTAATTGAAGTAAAAAAGCAGGCGGAGGAAAACTTTGACATGCCTCTTTCTAATATCGTTTATATGGGAATGGGCGAACCTTTACTCAACTACAAAAATGTGTTGCAATCGGTGGAGTTTATCACTTCTCCTAAGGGCTTGGGCATGTCCCCAAAACGGATCACAGTTTCCACGGCGGGCATTGCCAAAATGATCAAAAAACTAGGGGACGACGAAGTGAAGTTCAATCTAGCGCTTTCCTTGCATGCAGCCAACGATGAAAAGCGCGATAAAATCATGCCCATAAACGAGCAGAATAGTTTGCCCGTACTGAGAGATGCTTTAAAATACTATTTCCAAAAAACGAAAAACCCGATTACTTACGAGTACATCGTTTTCCATAATTTCAACGATTCACTCCAAGATGCTGAGGAACTTTACCGCTTCACCAAGCATGTCCCTTGTAAGGTAAACATCATCGAATACAACCCTATTTCCGAGGCAGACTTTGTGAATACGGAAGCCGACAAGCTAGATAAATTCAGCGCCTATTTGGAGCGAAAAGGGGTAAATGTACATGTCCGCCGAAGCAGGGGAAAAGACATTGACGCAGCTTGTGGGCAATTGGCCAATAAGGGAAGTTAG
- a CDS encoding MarR family transcriptional regulator produces METEKVLFEIIDFIAKATKENKEGVLSEDEFSRLTINQFYYLDLIGRLEKPTLSKLAEELQITRPSVSAIVNKLIEKGYVYKTQSEDDQRIFYLFVSDRGRELIDAEHKIYRAFALHVKTTLNQEELTQFTNILSKILKNLPDVNQ; encoded by the coding sequence ATGGAGACGGAAAAAGTTTTGTTTGAAATCATCGATTTCATAGCCAAAGCTACCAAAGAGAACAAAGAAGGGGTATTGAGCGAAGATGAGTTTTCCCGACTAACTATCAATCAGTTTTATTACCTCGACCTGATAGGGCGTCTTGAAAAACCCACGCTTTCCAAACTTGCCGAAGAGCTGCAGATCACACGCCCTTCGGTTTCTGCTATTGTGAACAAACTCATAGAAAAAGGCTATGTGTACAAGACCCAATCGGAAGACGACCAGCGAATCTTTTATCTATTTGTATCGGACAGGGGACGGGAGCTCATAGATGCCGAACACAAAATTTACCGAGCTTTTGCCCTCCATGTAAAAACCACGCTCAACCAAGAAGAGCTTACCCAATTCACAAATATCCTCTCCAAAATCCTCAAAAATCTTCCTGATGTAAATCAGTAG
- the rpoN gene encoding RNA polymerase factor sigma-54: MQKLNLTQSLSQKLSPQQIQFIKLLQIPTMELSSRIEEELEINPALEEGKDEGPEDEAIGSDSEEDYADDYDELADVDPVQEVNIEEYISGDDISGYKMQGDGGMEEEDREMPIATMSTLTESLLDQLGYLRLDERQLTIGEQLIGSIDGDGYVRRDIEAIVNDLAFTRNIDTTEQEIEAILKQIQHFDPPGIAARDLQECLYLQLLRKDQESLTVKHAIKIVMLCFEEFKKKHYSKIEKKIGLTESQLKDAISIIIKLNPKPGESISSFSKTQYLTPDFILKEVAGRLEVSLNSKNAPELRVSRSYADMLDSYDKSKNKKKDKKLRQTVTFVKQKLDAAKWFIDAIKQRQETLLKTMRAIIMYQEEFFFTGDEGKLRPMILKDIAQEIGMDISTVSRVANSKSVQTDFGLFPLKFFFSESITTDTGEDVSSKEVKHVLKNIIEAEDKRKPLSDDKLEKMLKDKSYQIARRTVAKYREQLGIPVARLRKEL; this comes from the coding sequence ATGCAAAAACTCAATTTAACCCAATCACTATCGCAGAAACTATCTCCGCAACAGATACAGTTTATAAAACTGTTGCAGATACCTACCATGGAACTTTCTAGCAGGATAGAAGAAGAGCTAGAGATTAACCCAGCTTTAGAAGAAGGAAAAGACGAAGGTCCGGAAGATGAAGCAATTGGCTCCGATAGCGAAGAGGACTATGCAGATGATTACGATGAACTTGCCGATGTAGACCCTGTACAGGAAGTCAACATAGAAGAATATATAAGTGGTGATGATATCAGCGGTTACAAAATGCAAGGTGATGGTGGAATGGAAGAAGAAGATAGGGAAATGCCTATTGCTACCATGTCTACCCTTACAGAATCCTTGCTCGACCAACTGGGCTATTTACGCCTAGATGAAAGGCAGCTTACCATAGGAGAACAATTAATAGGCAGTATAGATGGAGATGGGTACGTAAGAAGAGATATTGAAGCTATAGTAAATGACCTTGCTTTTACAAGAAATATCGATACTACCGAGCAAGAAATCGAAGCAATTTTAAAGCAAATTCAACACTTCGATCCGCCTGGAATTGCTGCTAGAGATTTGCAAGAATGCCTGTATCTGCAACTTCTTCGCAAAGACCAAGAAAGCCTAACGGTAAAGCACGCTATCAAAATAGTGATGCTTTGCTTCGAAGAATTTAAAAAGAAGCATTATAGCAAAATAGAAAAGAAGATTGGGCTTACCGAAAGCCAGCTGAAAGATGCTATAAGCATTATTATAAAGCTTAACCCCAAACCGGGCGAAAGCATTAGCTCGTTCTCCAAGACCCAATACCTCACTCCCGACTTTATATTAAAAGAAGTAGCAGGGCGACTTGAAGTTTCCCTCAACTCTAAAAATGCCCCCGAACTCCGGGTGAGTAGGTCTTATGCCGATATGCTCGATTCGTACGACAAGAGCAAGAATAAGAAAAAAGACAAAAAGCTGAGACAAACAGTCACATTTGTAAAGCAGAAACTCGATGCCGCCAAATGGTTTATAGATGCCATTAAACAGCGCCAAGAAACGCTACTAAAAACCATGCGGGCAATCATCATGTATCAAGAAGAGTTTTTCTTCACCGGCGATGAGGGCAAACTCCGCCCCATGATCCTCAAGGACATTGCCCAAGAAATTGGGATGGATATTTCCACTGTATCGAGGGTGGCAAACAGTAAATCTGTTCAGACTGATTTTGGCTTATTTCCCCTAAAGTTTTTCTTCTCCGAAAGCATCACTACCGATACGGGCGAAGATGTAAGTAGCAAAGAAGTGAAACATGTGCTCAAAAATATTATTGAAGCAGAGGACAAACGTAAACCGCTTTCCGATGATAAATTGGAAAAAATGCTAAAGGACAAAAGCTACCAAATTGCCCGACGGACAGTTGCCAAATACCGCGAGCAGTTAGGCATTCCCGTAGCAAGGCTCAGGAAAGAGCTTTAA